The following proteins are encoded in a genomic region of bacterium:
- a CDS encoding glycine/betaine/sarcosine/D-proline family reductase selenoprotein B, protein MLRVGHYLNQFFAGVGGEEQAQTPPSVRPGPTGPGRLLQSLLGAEGTVVSTCVCGDNFFNEEFEAAAAEARRWLREARPDVVVAGPAFAAGRYGRACAEVCRLAGEEGIPAVTGMHPENPGLLVYRQAYVVPTGDSATGMAPAMTAMVPLVRKLGGRLPVGSAEVEGYLPRGVRRPGPRPRPGAERAVAMLVARMRGESFLTEIPVEAYEAVAPAPALADLAHSTIALVTTGAIVPKGNPDHLKRCSETRWAKYDLGKRSALTPEEFECVHGGFFNVVACGNPNVVLPLDVMRELEREARIGRLIEFYCTTTGNDQRLLDCRRNGEEIAETLRSARVDGVLLVATUGSCNRCGATISKEIERRKIPVAVISALPPLALQAGANRVVQGVKIEHVCGDPSLSPDADRALRRRLVERGLQALTIDVQRPTLIGGG, encoded by the coding sequence ATGCTGCGGGTCGGGCACTACCTCAATCAGTTCTTCGCCGGTGTGGGAGGCGAGGAGCAGGCACAGACTCCCCCATCCGTCCGCCCCGGCCCGACCGGGCCGGGGCGGTTGCTTCAGTCCCTGCTCGGAGCGGAGGGCACGGTCGTTTCCACGTGTGTCTGCGGCGATAACTTCTTCAACGAGGAGTTCGAGGCCGCCGCGGCGGAGGCGCGCCGATGGCTCCGGGAGGCCCGGCCGGACGTGGTCGTGGCGGGGCCGGCGTTTGCGGCGGGGCGCTACGGCCGCGCCTGCGCCGAGGTGTGCCGCCTCGCCGGCGAAGAGGGGATCCCGGCGGTGACGGGGATGCATCCCGAGAACCCCGGCCTGCTGGTCTACCGGCAGGCGTACGTCGTGCCGACGGGGGACTCCGCGACCGGCATGGCCCCGGCGATGACGGCGATGGTGCCGTTGGTGCGCAAACTCGGCGGGCGCCTGCCGGTTGGCTCCGCCGAGGTGGAGGGCTACCTCCCGAGGGGCGTGCGCCGGCCCGGGCCGCGCCCGCGGCCGGGGGCCGAACGCGCCGTGGCGATGCTCGTCGCGCGGATGCGGGGCGAGTCGTTCCTCACGGAGATCCCGGTCGAAGCCTACGAAGCCGTGGCGCCGGCGCCGGCGCTCGCGGACCTCGCCCACTCGACGATTGCGCTGGTGACGACCGGGGCGATCGTCCCGAAAGGGAACCCCGACCACCTCAAGCGGTGCAGCGAGACCCGCTGGGCCAAGTACGATTTGGGGAAGCGCTCGGCGCTGACGCCCGAGGAGTTCGAGTGCGTCCACGGCGGCTTCTTCAATGTCGTCGCGTGCGGAAACCCGAACGTCGTGCTCCCCCTCGACGTCATGCGCGAGTTGGAGCGTGAGGCCCGGATCGGCCGGTTGATCGAGTTCTACTGCACGACAACCGGCAACGACCAGCGGTTGTTGGACTGCCGGCGCAACGGGGAGGAGATCGCCGAAACGTTGCGGAGCGCGCGGGTAGACGGCGTGCTCTTGGTGGCCACCTGAGGGTCCTGCAATCGTTGCGGTGCAACGATCAGCAAAGAGATCGAACGCCGGAAGATCCCGGTTGCCGTGATCAGCGCGCTCCCGCCCCTCGCGCTGCAGGCCGGGGCGAACCGGGTGGTGCAGGGCGTGAAGATCGAGCACGTCTGCGGCGATCCGTCGCTGTCGCCAGACGCCGACCGGGCGCTTCGGCGGCGGCTCGTCGAACGGGGACTTCAGGCCCTGACGATCGACGTGCAGCGTCCCACCCTGATCGGAGGCGGATAA
- a CDS encoding glycine/sarcosine/betaine reductase component B subunit, which produces MELALGTFPVERVVLGSPPGWTAGRLVVDPARVRARVREDPRIRDVAVDVVAPGEPVRIIHVRDIIEPRTKVEGPGHTYPGICGHPVETVGEGVTLRYAGFGVLIASEVLPHIRRTVSAATDSLIDMSGPGAVTVYSTLRYVVLTIDTVPDLELTEWNDALLQAGHRVAADLADLLRGQTAPQRTRYALSRPAGDLPRVVHVHTLNASMVPGIGTGIYGYTRHALPVLVHPNEMLDGAIAGDAVVTYPGKCTWLHVNNPVLEALYRRDGKDLAWLGSIVSRTRWGALAEKQLSAYQTVKAAQMLGAQGALVTWNHGGNDLIEVMLTIQGLERAGITTTFLTIESDIKVVRMTPALAETGSSEPPLLFSVPEARAIVSTGTLAPPEELPPMPRVVGGATVVFDQERPDLRIPAGGALDLETLSGAYSPIFGHFDSYGLGVQSYFDY; this is translated from the coding sequence ATGGAACTCGCGCTGGGAACGTTCCCCGTTGAGCGGGTCGTCCTGGGGTCCCCCCCGGGATGGACGGCTGGCCGGCTGGTGGTCGATCCGGCACGCGTCCGGGCGCGCGTCCGCGAAGACCCCAGGATCCGAGACGTGGCGGTGGATGTCGTGGCACCCGGCGAGCCGGTGCGGATCATCCACGTCAGGGACATCATCGAGCCGCGCACGAAAGTCGAAGGCCCGGGGCACACCTACCCGGGGATCTGCGGCCATCCGGTGGAGACCGTGGGCGAGGGGGTGACCCTGCGCTATGCGGGGTTTGGGGTATTGATTGCCTCCGAGGTTCTTCCGCACATCCGCCGGACGGTCAGCGCGGCCACCGACAGCCTGATCGATATGTCCGGGCCGGGCGCCGTGACCGTCTACAGCACCCTCCGGTACGTGGTGCTGACCATCGACACCGTCCCCGATCTCGAGCTCACGGAGTGGAACGACGCGCTCCTTCAGGCGGGACACCGTGTCGCGGCCGATCTCGCCGATCTTCTGCGCGGACAGACCGCGCCGCAGCGGACGCGATACGCGCTGAGTCGGCCGGCGGGAGATTTGCCCCGAGTGGTGCACGTGCACACGCTGAATGCGTCGATGGTCCCTGGGATCGGCACTGGGATCTACGGGTATACGCGGCACGCCTTGCCGGTCCTCGTGCACCCCAACGAAATGTTGGACGGGGCGATCGCGGGCGATGCGGTCGTCACCTACCCCGGGAAGTGCACATGGCTCCACGTCAACAACCCGGTGCTGGAGGCCCTCTACCGACGTGACGGGAAGGACCTTGCCTGGTTGGGGTCGATCGTCTCCCGGACCCGATGGGGAGCGCTCGCCGAGAAGCAGTTGAGCGCCTATCAAACGGTGAAGGCCGCCCAAATGCTCGGGGCCCAGGGAGCGCTGGTGACCTGGAACCACGGCGGAAACGATCTGATCGAGGTGATGCTGACGATCCAGGGCCTGGAGCGGGCCGGGATCACGACGACCTTTCTGACGATCGAATCGGACATCAAGGTCGTCCGCATGACCCCCGCCCTGGCGGAAACGGGTTCGTCGGAACCGCCGCTGCTCTTCAGCGTCCCCGAAGCACGGGCGATCGTCAGCACCGGCACGCTCGCGCCTCCGGAGGAGCTCCCACCGATGCCCCGGGTGGTGGGCGGGGCGACGGTGGTGTTCGATCAGGAGCGGCCGGATCTGCGGATCCCGGCCGGGGGCGCACTCGACCTCGAGACGCTGTCGGGGGCGTACTCCCCGATCTTCGGCCACTTTGACAGCTACGGGCTTGGGGTCCAGAGCTATTTTGACTATTGA